A genomic stretch from Clavelina lepadiformis chromosome 5, kaClaLepa1.1, whole genome shotgun sequence includes:
- the LOC143461131 gene encoding uncharacterized protein LOC143461131 isoform X4, translating into MNCVICRDEISCDDLIEIQRKIGNCKRCHSELGFMDEENYSQNENTHECESIKKIKLQQKHIRRNRKRCEFCARTFTNLRDLKKHMRRSHRPRVVPRPQIPRARTIVVDGDTIPEDIPEDYRHIFQSNWRAIRTHFHIGNTVQERYTFRIPDQSMIDQGLESLWPYFRENMFQRQRQAFKIRVAFGFILRREGNEDESPVLYRYFHPDDHSNYLYLGPETMRDRTEFDQFLIDIQRKNIRKWSDRLKSESAWVVESVCNVEFYINPLRYIPIGIPEALPEFIISNKGLCSLYLGRHGPFRDNLCFLRCVALHQQKLQGITKKRMDVDPSKVKLSRICKELFGTQNIDSFPGVTIHDLNLLEKKLKTNINVYQLDECYVATMIRRGLNQFEHTLNLNLFRQHFSYIHNFNMYANIFQCKNTCCQVFFQNSHDLRRHHCKTLTEVFPGKIAQPQTNVFAKLEDEGLSFQPEDKVFPYRGVFDYESSFSISSLPKSGPRTTFLNRHVAMAVGVQTNVPGFSEFQCFIGEPEQIVQQKLEYLEKASAQAYELLKRKFSFVYEFLEVRLIDLEEDERKKHPLGRLLLEFDGYLKCLPVCTFNGGRYDIPLVMKPFIKVLTSYSKIQFVVKKGNNYMCIVTESLKFLDITNYLPAGTSYSAYLDSYNSMQKKGFFPYEYITSPEVLNETTLPPRSAFYSSLTEKHLSEQDYQLCQRVWVENGMTTIRDFLIWYVRKDVEPFLSTLQTQINFYWTLSVDMLKDSISIPSITLKYLLSTLERGIFFSLIEKRDADLHRLIRENITGGASIIFTRYHEKGITRIRNQQYQQQAKLCQTVLGLDVNGLYLHALAQPMPTSTYIRYKRDGDSDRFIPKIANFYGRMSYEWLSWEEVTRGCTIRHMFNGTEKRIGDRALPSDGWLASENTIFSFFGCYWHGCCCQEQTDLMKKRSEETEKNLLYLRGLGFTVITMRECHWKQIRKQEDIQAILRDRIHLTQAFRNLTTSKALKKVRDGTFFGLVRCDIAVPPRLQEEFADIPPIYKNTEISLDDVGPFMKTWYLEKGVEVTRIYEMVQYTPNTCFKTFADTVTDHRRNGEGILPAVFKLMGNCSYGKTLLAKDKHFTIKYCNEESAIDAVADPSYVKVNQIDEDLYEVTMKKKRVIWNLPIQIGFFVYGYSKLHMLRFYYDFLKKYIDPQNMELILTDTDSYYLALSAPDLGSAVRKDRLREFYSNVHLWLPSKACDDHREEFIQSGVCGEVWDNSDKACCRNREIYDRRTLGLSKVEFQGDGCIALCSKTYYTFGRSGCKLACKGLSKKLNHFTKQRYMNVLLSQTSGKGINRGFISRNNQVFTYEQERRALSYLYIKRTVLDDGISTKPLSI; encoded by the exons ATGAACTGTGTGATATGTAGGGATGAAATTTCGTGTGATGATCTTATCGAgatacaaagaaaaattggAAATTGCAAGCGATGTCATTCTGAATTAGGTTTTATGGACGAAGAAAACTACTCTCAAAACGAGAACACACATGAATGTGAAAG TATCAAGAAGAttaaacttcaacaaaaacacattAGAAGGAATAGGAAACGCTGTGAATTTTGTGCGCGGACATTTACAAA ttTAAGAGATTTGAAAAAACATATGAGACGCTCACACCGACCACGTGTAGTACCAAGACCCCAGATTCCGCGCGCTAGAACGATTGTGGTGGATGGCGATACAATCCCAGAGGATATTCCTGAAGATTacag gcATATCTTTCAAAGCAATTGGCGAGCAATACGAACTCATTTTCATATCGGTAATACGGTTCAAGAGCGTTACACGTTTCGTATCCCCGACCAAAGCATGATCGATCAAGGTCTCGAATCATTATGGCCATACTTTCGTGAAAATATGTTCCAGAGACAACGACAAGCGTTCAAAATCCGGGTCGCATTTGGATTTATTTTACGACGTGAAGGAAATGAAGACGAGTCACCAGTACTATATCGTTACTTTCATCCGGATGATCACTCcaattatttgtatttagGCCCTGAAACCATGCGCGATCGAACCGAATTCGATCAATTCCTTATCGATATTCAACGGAAGAATATCAGAAAATGGTCGGATAGATTAAAATCGGAAAGTGCTTGGGTTGTGGAATCTGTCTGTAACGTTGAATTTTACATCAATCCACTTCGGTATATACCGATTGGTATACCAGAAGCATTACCtgaatttattatttcaaataaaggtCTCTGTTCCCTATACCTCGGGAGACACGGACCCTTTCGAGATAACTTATGTTTCTTACGATGTGTGGCATTACATCAACAAAAGCTCCAAGGTATCACGAAAAAAAGAATGGATGTAGATCCTTCGAAAGTCAAATTAAGTAGAATATGTAAGGAATTATTTGGTACTCAAAATATTGATTCTTTTCCCGGTGTCACAATTCATGACTTGAATTTACTCGAAAAGAAACTCAAGACGAATATCAATGTGTATCAATTGGATGAGTGTTACGTGGCCACCATGATACGACGAGGTCTCAATCAATTTGAACATACACTGAATTTGAACCTATTTCGTCAACATTTTAGCTACATACACAACTTCAATATGTAtgctaatatttttcaatgtaaaaATACCTGTTGTCAGGTTTTCTTCCAGAACAGTCACGATTTGAGACGTCATCACTGCAAGACGTTGACCGAAGTCTTTCCCGGTAAAATTGCTCAACCACAGACAAATGTATTTGCAAAACTCGAAGATGAAGGTCTATCCTTTCAACCCGAGGATAAAGTCTTCCCTTATCGTGGTGTATTTGACTATGAATCATCGTTCTCAATCAGTTCACTCCCAAAATCTGGTCCGAGGACTACATTTTTGAATCGTCACGTTGCCATGGCGGTGGGGGTGCAAACCAACGTTCCAGGTTTTTCGgaatttcaatgttttataGGTGAACCGGAACAGATTGTCCAACAAAAGCTGGAATATCTCGAAAAAGCCTCTGCCCAAGCCTATGAACTGCTGAAACGGAAATTCTCATTCGTTTACGAGTTTCTGGAAGTTCGATTGATTGATCTCGAGGAAGACGAACGGAAAAAGCATCCATTGGGAAGGTTACTACTCGAATTCGATGGCTATCTAAAGTGTCTTCCGGTGTGTACGTTTAACGGTGGGAGGTATGATATCCCCTTAGTGATGAAACCATTCATAAAAGTACTCACATCCTATTCCAAGATACAGTTTGTCGTGAAAAAGGGAAATAATTATATGTGTATTGTGACGGAATCGTTAAAGTTTCTAGACATTACCAATTATCTTCCGGCTGGTACAAGTTACTCTGCATATCTCGATTCGTACAACTCTATGCAGAAGAAGGGTTTTTTTCCGTATGAATACATTACTTCACCAGAAGTCTTGAATGAAACAACCCTTCCTCCACGATCAGCATTTTACAGCTCACTCACCGAAAAGCATCTTTCGGAACAAGATTACCAACTATGTCAAAGAGTTTGGGTAGAAAATGGTATGACTACAATTCGAGATTTTCTCATCTGGTATGTTAGAAAGGATGTTGAGCCATTTTTGTCTACTCTACAAACccaaatcaatttttattggACCTTATCCGTAGATATGCTTAAAGATAGTATATCTATTCCTTCCATTACTCTGAAGTATTTACTGTCAACCCTTGAAAGAGGTATATTCTTCAGTTTGATTGAGAAGCGTGATGCTGATTTACACCGTTTGATACGAGAGAATATCACAGGTGGGGCTTCTATCATCTTCACACGCTATCATGAGAAAGGCATCACCAGGATCAGGAATCAACAATACCAACAACAGGCGAAACTGTGTCAGACTGTACTAGGTCTAGATGTAAACGGGTTGTATCTACATGCTTTAGCTCAACCGATGCCTACAAGTACCTATATCCGGTACAAACGGGATGGGGATTCCGATCGCTTTATcccaaaaattgcaaatttttatggtCGTATGAGTTATGAGTGGTTATCCTGGGAGGAAGTCACCCGTGGTTGTACGATTCGCCATATGTTCAACGGAACAGAAAAACGCATCGGAGATCGTGCATTACCCTCAGATGGTTGGTTAGCCTCGGAAAATACCATATTCAGTTTTTTCG GTTGCTACTGGCACGGATGTTGTTGTCAAGAACAAACAGATCTGATGAAAAAACGTAGTGAAGAGACAGAAAAAAATCTCTTGTATTTACGTGGTCTCGGTTTCACGGTGATCACGATGAGAGAATGCCACTGGAAACAGATTAGAAAGCAGGAAGACATCCAAGCGATTCTCAGAGATCGCATCCACTTGACACAAGCTTTCAGAAATCTCACGACATCCAAAGCCTTGAAGAAGGTGCGAGATGGAACTTTTTTCGGTTTAGTTCGGTGTGATATTGCAGTTCCTCCACGCCTACAGGAAGAGTTTGCCGATATTCCACCCATCTACAAGAACACGGAAATTTCTCTGGATGACGTCGGACCCTTCATGAAAAC GTGGTATCTCGAGAAGGGGGTCGAAGTAACTAGGATCTATGAAATGGTACAGTACACACCTAATACCTGTTTTAAGACTTTTGCCGACACGGTCACAGATCATCGGAGAAATGGAGAGGGGATCTTACCTGCAGTGTTCAAACTTATGGGGAACTGTTCTTATGGTAAAACACTTTTAGCGAAAGATAAGCATTTTACTATAAAATATTGCAATGAAGAATCGGCCATCGATGCGGTGGCAGATCCATCCTATGTCAAGGTGAATCAGATCGATGAGGATTTGTATGAGGTgacaatgaagaaaaaacGTGTGATTTGGAATCTCCCCATCCAGATAGGTTTTTTCGTATATGGATATTCCAAGCTCCATATGCTACGTTTTTATTATGATTTTCTCAAAAAGTACATTGATCCACAGAATATGGAGCTTATTTTAACAGACACAGATTCCTACTACTTGGCACTAAGCGCCCCCGACTTGGGTTCGGCTGTTCGCAAGGATAGACTTCGAGAGTTTTACTCCAACGTCCACCTGTGGCTCCCATCCAAAGCATGTGATGACCATCGTGAGGAGTTTATTCAGTCAGGTGTATGTGGAGAAGTCTGGGATAATTCTGACAAAGCTTGTTGTCGAAATCGTGAGATCTACGATCGTCGAACCTTGGGTTTGTCCAAGGTCGAATTTCAAGGTGATGGATGCATCGCTCTCTGTAGCAAAACGTATTATACGTTTGGTAGAAGTGGTTGTAAGTTGGCTTGTAAGGGACTCAGTAAAAAACTGAAtcatttcacaaaacagcgTTATATGAATGTTTTGCTTTCTCAAACTTCTGGGAAAGGAATCAATCGTGGTTTTATTTCTCGAAATAATCAGGTGTTCACTTATGAACAGGAACGCAGAGCCTTGTCGTATCTTTACATTAAGCGTACGGTTCTAGATGATGGTATCAGTACAAAACCTCTGTCAATATAA
- the LOC143461131 gene encoding uncharacterized protein LOC143461131 isoform X2: MNCVICRDEISCDDLIEIQRKIGNCKRCHSELGFMDEENYSQNENTHECESIKKIKLQQKHIRRNRKRCEFCARTFTNLRDLKKHMRRSHRPRVVPRPQIPRARTIVVDGDTIPEDIPEDYRHIFQSNWRAIRTHFHIGNTVQERYTFRIPDQSMIDQGLESLWPYFRENMFQRQRQAFKIRVAFGFILRREGNEDESPVLYRYFHPDDHSNYLYLGPETMRDRTEFDQFLIDIQRKNIRKWSDRLKSESAWVVESVCNVEFYINPLRYIPIGIPEALPEFIISNKGLCSLYLGRHGPFRDNLCFLRCVALHQQKLQGITKKRMDVDPSKVKLSRICKELFGTQNIDSFPGVTIHDLNLLEKKLKTNINVYQLDECYVATMIRRGLNQFEHTLNLNLFRQHFSYIHNFNMYANIFQCKNTCCQVFFQNSHDLRRHHCKTLTEVFPGKIAQPQTNVFAKLEDEGLSFQPEDKVFPYRGVFDYESSFSISSLPKSGPRTTFLNRHVAMAVGVQTNVPGFSEFQCFIGEPEQIVQQKLEYLEKASAQAYELLKRKFSFVYEFLEVRLIDLEEDERKKHPLGRLLLEFDGYLKCLPVCTFNGGRYDIPLVMKPFIKVLTSYSKIQFVVKKGNNYMCIVTESLKFLDITNYLPAGTSYSAYLDSYNSMQKKGFFPYEYITSPEVLNETTLPPRSAFYSSLTEKHLSEQDYQLCQRVWVENGMTTIRDFLIWYVRKDVEPFLSTLQTQINFYWTLSVDMLKDSISIPSITLKYLLSTLERGIFFSLIEKRDADLHRLIRENITGGASIIFTRYHEKGITRIRNQQYQQQAKLCQTVLGLDVNGLYLHALAQPMPTSTYIRYKRDGDSDRFIPKIANFYGRMSYEWLSWEEVTRGCTIRHMFNGTEKRIGDRALPSDGWLASENTIFSFFGCYWHGCCCQEQTDLMKKRSEETEKNLLYLRGLGFTVITMRECHWKQIRKQEDIQAILRDRIHLTQAFRNLTTSKALKKVRDGTFFGLVRCDIAVPPRLQEEFADIPPIYKNTEISLDDVGPFMKTYAEQNGMLKQPRRWYLEKGVEVTRIYEMVQYTPNTCFKTFADTVTDHRRNGEGILPAVFKLMGNCSYGKTLLAKDKHFTIKYCNEESAIDAVADPSYVKVNQIDEDLYEVTMKKKRVIWNLPIQIGFFVYGYSKLHMLRFYYDFLKKYIDPQNMELILTDTDSYYLALSAPDLGSAVRKDRLREFYSNVHLWLPSKACDDHREEFIQSGVCGEVWDNSDKACCRNREIYDRRTLGLSKVEFQGDGCIALCSKTYYTFGRSGCKLACKGLSKKLNHFTKQRYMNVLLSQTSGKGINRGFISRNNQVFTYEQERRALSYLYIKRTVLDDGISTKPLSI; this comes from the exons ATGAACTGTGTGATATGTAGGGATGAAATTTCGTGTGATGATCTTATCGAgatacaaagaaaaattggAAATTGCAAGCGATGTCATTCTGAATTAGGTTTTATGGACGAAGAAAACTACTCTCAAAACGAGAACACACATGAATGTGAAAG TATCAAGAAGAttaaacttcaacaaaaacacattAGAAGGAATAGGAAACGCTGTGAATTTTGTGCGCGGACATTTACAAA ttTAAGAGATTTGAAAAAACATATGAGACGCTCACACCGACCACGTGTAGTACCAAGACCCCAGATTCCGCGCGCTAGAACGATTGTGGTGGATGGCGATACAATCCCAGAGGATATTCCTGAAGATTacag gcATATCTTTCAAAGCAATTGGCGAGCAATACGAACTCATTTTCATATCGGTAATACGGTTCAAGAGCGTTACACGTTTCGTATCCCCGACCAAAGCATGATCGATCAAGGTCTCGAATCATTATGGCCATACTTTCGTGAAAATATGTTCCAGAGACAACGACAAGCGTTCAAAATCCGGGTCGCATTTGGATTTATTTTACGACGTGAAGGAAATGAAGACGAGTCACCAGTACTATATCGTTACTTTCATCCGGATGATCACTCcaattatttgtatttagGCCCTGAAACCATGCGCGATCGAACCGAATTCGATCAATTCCTTATCGATATTCAACGGAAGAATATCAGAAAATGGTCGGATAGATTAAAATCGGAAAGTGCTTGGGTTGTGGAATCTGTCTGTAACGTTGAATTTTACATCAATCCACTTCGGTATATACCGATTGGTATACCAGAAGCATTACCtgaatttattatttcaaataaaggtCTCTGTTCCCTATACCTCGGGAGACACGGACCCTTTCGAGATAACTTATGTTTCTTACGATGTGTGGCATTACATCAACAAAAGCTCCAAGGTATCACGAAAAAAAGAATGGATGTAGATCCTTCGAAAGTCAAATTAAGTAGAATATGTAAGGAATTATTTGGTACTCAAAATATTGATTCTTTTCCCGGTGTCACAATTCATGACTTGAATTTACTCGAAAAGAAACTCAAGACGAATATCAATGTGTATCAATTGGATGAGTGTTACGTGGCCACCATGATACGACGAGGTCTCAATCAATTTGAACATACACTGAATTTGAACCTATTTCGTCAACATTTTAGCTACATACACAACTTCAATATGTAtgctaatatttttcaatgtaaaaATACCTGTTGTCAGGTTTTCTTCCAGAACAGTCACGATTTGAGACGTCATCACTGCAAGACGTTGACCGAAGTCTTTCCCGGTAAAATTGCTCAACCACAGACAAATGTATTTGCAAAACTCGAAGATGAAGGTCTATCCTTTCAACCCGAGGATAAAGTCTTCCCTTATCGTGGTGTATTTGACTATGAATCATCGTTCTCAATCAGTTCACTCCCAAAATCTGGTCCGAGGACTACATTTTTGAATCGTCACGTTGCCATGGCGGTGGGGGTGCAAACCAACGTTCCAGGTTTTTCGgaatttcaatgttttataGGTGAACCGGAACAGATTGTCCAACAAAAGCTGGAATATCTCGAAAAAGCCTCTGCCCAAGCCTATGAACTGCTGAAACGGAAATTCTCATTCGTTTACGAGTTTCTGGAAGTTCGATTGATTGATCTCGAGGAAGACGAACGGAAAAAGCATCCATTGGGAAGGTTACTACTCGAATTCGATGGCTATCTAAAGTGTCTTCCGGTGTGTACGTTTAACGGTGGGAGGTATGATATCCCCTTAGTGATGAAACCATTCATAAAAGTACTCACATCCTATTCCAAGATACAGTTTGTCGTGAAAAAGGGAAATAATTATATGTGTATTGTGACGGAATCGTTAAAGTTTCTAGACATTACCAATTATCTTCCGGCTGGTACAAGTTACTCTGCATATCTCGATTCGTACAACTCTATGCAGAAGAAGGGTTTTTTTCCGTATGAATACATTACTTCACCAGAAGTCTTGAATGAAACAACCCTTCCTCCACGATCAGCATTTTACAGCTCACTCACCGAAAAGCATCTTTCGGAACAAGATTACCAACTATGTCAAAGAGTTTGGGTAGAAAATGGTATGACTACAATTCGAGATTTTCTCATCTGGTATGTTAGAAAGGATGTTGAGCCATTTTTGTCTACTCTACAAACccaaatcaatttttattggACCTTATCCGTAGATATGCTTAAAGATAGTATATCTATTCCTTCCATTACTCTGAAGTATTTACTGTCAACCCTTGAAAGAGGTATATTCTTCAGTTTGATTGAGAAGCGTGATGCTGATTTACACCGTTTGATACGAGAGAATATCACAGGTGGGGCTTCTATCATCTTCACACGCTATCATGAGAAAGGCATCACCAGGATCAGGAATCAACAATACCAACAACAGGCGAAACTGTGTCAGACTGTACTAGGTCTAGATGTAAACGGGTTGTATCTACATGCTTTAGCTCAACCGATGCCTACAAGTACCTATATCCGGTACAAACGGGATGGGGATTCCGATCGCTTTATcccaaaaattgcaaatttttatggtCGTATGAGTTATGAGTGGTTATCCTGGGAGGAAGTCACCCGTGGTTGTACGATTCGCCATATGTTCAACGGAACAGAAAAACGCATCGGAGATCGTGCATTACCCTCAGATGGTTGGTTAGCCTCGGAAAATACCATATTCAGTTTTTTCG GTTGCTACTGGCACGGATGTTGTTGTCAAGAACAAACAGATCTGATGAAAAAACGTAGTGAAGAGACAGAAAAAAATCTCTTGTATTTACGTGGTCTCGGTTTCACGGTGATCACGATGAGAGAATGCCACTGGAAACAGATTAGAAAGCAGGAAGACATCCAAGCGATTCTCAGAGATCGCATCCACTTGACACAAGCTTTCAGAAATCTCACGACATCCAAAGCCTTGAAGAAGGTGCGAGATGGAACTTTTTTCGGTTTAGTTCGGTGTGATATTGCAGTTCCTCCACGCCTACAGGAAGAGTTTGCCGATATTCCACCCATCTACAAGAACACGGAAATTTCTCTGGATGACGTCGGACCCTTCATGAAAACGTATGCAGAACAGAACGGAATGTTAAAGCAACCTAGAAG GTGGTATCTCGAGAAGGGGGTCGAAGTAACTAGGATCTATGAAATGGTACAGTACACACCTAATACCTGTTTTAAGACTTTTGCCGACACGGTCACAGATCATCGGAGAAATGGAGAGGGGATCTTACCTGCAGTGTTCAAACTTATGGGGAACTGTTCTTATGGTAAAACACTTTTAGCGAAAGATAAGCATTTTACTATAAAATATTGCAATGAAGAATCGGCCATCGATGCGGTGGCAGATCCATCCTATGTCAAGGTGAATCAGATCGATGAGGATTTGTATGAGGTgacaatgaagaaaaaacGTGTGATTTGGAATCTCCCCATCCAGATAGGTTTTTTCGTATATGGATATTCCAAGCTCCATATGCTACGTTTTTATTATGATTTTCTCAAAAAGTACATTGATCCACAGAATATGGAGCTTATTTTAACAGACACAGATTCCTACTACTTGGCACTAAGCGCCCCCGACTTGGGTTCGGCTGTTCGCAAGGATAGACTTCGAGAGTTTTACTCCAACGTCCACCTGTGGCTCCCATCCAAAGCATGTGATGACCATCGTGAGGAGTTTATTCAGTCAGGTGTATGTGGAGAAGTCTGGGATAATTCTGACAAAGCTTGTTGTCGAAATCGTGAGATCTACGATCGTCGAACCTTGGGTTTGTCCAAGGTCGAATTTCAAGGTGATGGATGCATCGCTCTCTGTAGCAAAACGTATTATACGTTTGGTAGAAGTGGTTGTAAGTTGGCTTGTAAGGGACTCAGTAAAAAACTGAAtcatttcacaaaacagcgTTATATGAATGTTTTGCTTTCTCAAACTTCTGGGAAAGGAATCAATCGTGGTTTTATTTCTCGAAATAATCAGGTGTTCACTTATGAACAGGAACGCAGAGCCTTGTCGTATCTTTACATTAAGCGTACGGTTCTAGATGATGGTATCAGTACAAAACCTCTGTCAATATAA